The following proteins are encoded in a genomic region of Drosophila bipectinata strain 14024-0381.07 chromosome XL, DbipHiC1v2, whole genome shotgun sequence:
- the LOC108118554 gene encoding protein Tob1-like isoform X7, with translation MHIEIQIALNFVISYLYNKLPRRRVNIFGEELEKALGEKFLGHWYPEKPFKGSAYRCLKTGDPIDSVLERAARESGVPICDVLENLPSELSVWVDPGEVSFRIGEKGAVKLSLC, from the exons ATGCATATTGAAATCCAGATTGCTTTAAACTTTGTCATATCGTATCTCTATAACAAATTGCCACGGAGACGGGTAAATATTTTTGGTGAGGAGTTGGAGAAGGCATTGGGAGAAAAATTCCTAGGACATTGGTACCCAGAAAAACCGTTTAAG GGATCTGCTTACCGCTGTTTAAAAACTGGCGATCCTATCGATTCTGTATTGGAACGAGCAGCTCGCGAAAGTGGAGTACCTATTTGCGATGTGTTAGAAAACTTGCCAAGCGAGCTATCGGTTTGGGTAGATCCTGGTGAGGTGTCATTTCGCATTGGCGAGAAGGGAGCGGTTAAG CTATCACTGTGTTAA